One Misgurnus anguillicaudatus chromosome 19, ASM2758022v2, whole genome shotgun sequence genomic region harbors:
- the tnrc6bb.1 gene encoding trinucleotide repeat-containing gene 6B protein has translation MEDRQSKTQDSGRHQEDTKDSIKESSSSVPSLTPLTCTSSRPDFTQTISPCPVIGGSTNPPEGGNNAKWTTVANGQPPSAVSQRYMPREVPPRFRNQQEPKVLLKRGQPPLSCMLLGGGQGGDVTPSTNASTSDPSDATVSLHSSSDASATPTYANYSWGLGPEGQSSAQGMDNIDSSDTEKWPSLSKSGRLESSWSSDQRASSPICEYSEASAVVGASSRSEIKESIKGADQSFNSKVPSSAGDQEGSRGLNPNYSPPSWSGPVQDDPDGGLLTNTASEESPPTPLSPAGALSQTLSNNKECIMGDWAELKAGPNVVNSKDDGVNLDAWDTGEEQVKRGSDTAGDNRTVGDESSVGTTGISQGEMGVTNEQASTGWTSDSVGTSREDSSVFATSSVTSRDDNQKGVNVWDGLEKESARGESSRDGMHIQSPLTSQTSNPEEALQTMINRTNLDPKVLCNTGWGKTQIKQSVAWNVENVVCNVEEDTSRHKEGWKGTGDAPFSSSKKQEGMEVSHDQRWGGEGQKWDERTVVKRDGWGMHGEVGTGHKGGGWGEAQDNDSTCRREGAEWDQGSRSEWRQTTPLPEAGGWKETRSSDSNNQGEGLWGSSEKEGHQSGGWGGVNVKQHQGWGEKHLPSQIPNKQTALKTQNQPQQQSQTQQQMPGHPKALQDRGQPGGPEGQSKGSGWTCGPIPEISSVVEPSGWEEPSPQSISRNMEIDDGTSAWGDPSRYKNKNVNLWDKKSSQTQQQSCQSSVTQSSGRQTGAPPKNPVSATWGHGGSGSPDQSVDNGAAAWGKSVDAPASWGDSEEPGKAGVWGISHSRPTKSGSKSMQEGWADESSPASRHSSWEEEDGGTGVWGSRGSQSSMSTYNSGSWNQNHGGRRHSTRSPVKGNSGDSWATPMTRQFSNMGIMDEDSSMSQERQDKRGMNDGDMRRGGRAGGAFRSQNSKEITPGDSGPYLDKTGGHAMFGSGGIAQQRGVHQAGVHPLNRSPVMRAQVPQFLPPQVAGPMLKPMAPPSGGMFPPQLSPQHIAMLGGVHPHMQQFQLACQLLLQQQQQQQQFLNQRKFPAPPRPQHDQQQLARIMAILQQQQGLGGGKLPSSPMGGPISKHPDTPPLHHLNKQPDVSLHAAMGGPEMHNKPSTAFTGFAGASDLDSLIGSSGGLKDGGSVQSRFKWMMDGSSLTPSPPEPTLHNGPVKLSGGSSYSQYDVLGGSWHRSSGVKVDTSPVNPTWPPEFQPGVPWKGVPSPEPDPYMTPAGLLGTSVLTDTEHHLLQDNTGSNSLNTRLPSPGAWPYSTSDPTHTVHASAKYSELKSSWPPEPIGHGKSWRTNRNSSHLPRPPPGLTSQKQAWSGEGPRMPRVWGGGANTQELPFKPEWSDGGAGKSWLLLRNLTPQIDGSTLKTICLQHGPLLTFHLGLTQGSALIRYCSPHEAAKAQSALHMCVLGNTTILAEFMSDDEVMRYFTHSQTTGVTGSPDGSSGSDPTSREGGGSDEGAAVRMASAGWQGLDVSGGSGPEGPGLALLSQWSNSTEEGAGKGFWGGVAPGYHGSNSSSLWATSQLEDGPAGLLPGNLLGGGTDSL, from the exons ATGGAAGACCGTCAGAGTAAAACACAAGACAGTGGACGGCATCAGGAG gACACTAAAGACAGTATTAAAG AATCAAGTTCATCTGTCCCGTCTCTCACCCCCCTTACCTGTACTTCATCACGTCCTGATTTTACCCAAACAATCTCCCCCTGTCCTGTCATCGGGGGTTCAACTAACCCCCCTGAGGGAGGGAACAATGCAAAGTGGACCACTGTGGCCAACGGACAGCCCCCCTCCGCTGTGTCTCAGCGCTATATGCCCCGTGAGGTGCCACCACGCTTCCGAAACCAGCAGGAACCCAAAGTGCTATTGAAGAGAGGCCAGCCGCCACTGTCCTGCATGCTGCTGGGAGGTGGACAGGGAGGGGACGTCACGCCCTCCACTAATGCAAGCACATCTGATCCCTCAG ATGCTACTGTTTCTCTGCACTCATCATCTGATGCCTCTGCCACTCCAACTTATGCAAATTACTCATGGGGTCTTGGCCCAGAAGGCCAATCTTCCGCTCAGGGAATGGACAATATAGACAGTTCTGATACAGAGAAATGGCCGAGTCTCAGCAAGAGTGGAAGACTGGAAAGTTCTTGGAGCAGTGATCAGAGAGCGTCTTCTCCCATTTGTGAATATTCAGAAGCCAGTGCAGTGGTGGGTGCATCCTCACGGTCTGAGATTAAAGAATCTATTAAAGGAGCGGATCAGTCATTCAATTCCAAGGTGCCATCTTCTGCTGGAGATCAAGAGGGCTCTCGAGGCCTAAACCCAAACTACAGCCCTCCATCCTGGTCTGGTCCTGTACAAGATGACCCTGACGGAGGACTCTTAACCAACACTGCCTCTGAGGAATCTCCTCCCACACCCTTGAGTCCAGCTGGTGCGCTGTCCCAGACGCTCAGCAACAACAAAGAGTGTATTATGGGTgattgggcggagcttaaagcTGGACCAAATGTTGTTAATAGCAAAGATGATGGGGTCAACTTAGATGCATGGGATACAGGTGAAGAGCAGGTGAAGAGGGGGAGTGATACAGCAGGAGATAATAGAACAGTTGGGGATGAAAGTTCAGTTGGTACCACTGGCATCTCTCAGGGAGAGATGGGTGTTACAAATGAGCAGGCATCTACAGGATGGACCTCAGACTCTGTTGGGACATCAAGAGAGGACTCTTCTGTGTTTGCAACCAGTTCAGTGACATCAAGAGATGACAATCAGAAAGGCGTTAATGTTTGGGATGGCTTAGAGAAAGAATCAGCTCGAGGGGAAAGTAGTAGGGATGGAATGCACATCCAGAGTCCCTTAACAAGTCAGACCTCCAACCCTGAAGAGGCCTTGCAGACCATGATCAATCGCACTAACCTGGACCCTAAGGTGCTGTGCAACACAGGATGGGGCAAGACCCAGATCAAACAGAGTGTCGCCTGGAATGTAGAGAATGTTGTCTGTAATGTAGAGGAAGACACTAGCCGCCATAAGGAGGGCTGGAAAGGTACAGGTGATGCCCCTTTTTCTAGCTCCAAAAAGCAGGAGGGAATGGAGGTTAGCCATGATCAACGATGGGGAGGTGAAGGGCAGAAGTGGGATGAGAGGACGGTAGTGAAAAGGGATGGCTGGGGCATGCATGGAGAAGTTGGTACTGGTCACAAAGGAGGTGGATGGGGGGAAGCCCAAGACAATGACAGTACATGCAGGAGGgaaggggcggagtgggaccaaggTAGCAGAAGTGAGTGGAGACAGACGACACCTTTACCCGAGGCTGGAGGCTGGAAGGAGACGAGAAGTAGTGACTCCAATAATCAGGGTGAGGGGTTATGGGGCAGCTCTGAAAAGGAGGGGCATCAGAGTGGTGGCTGGGGAGGTGTCAACGTCAAGCAACACCAGGGATGGGGTGAGAAGCATCTTCCATCACAAataccaaacaaacaaacagcacttaaaacccaAAACCAACCGCAGCAGCAATCACAGACCCAGCAGCAAATGCCGGGACATCCAAAGGCCTTGCAGGACAGGGGTCAACCAGGAGGACCAGAGGGTCAAAGTAAAGGGTCTGGATGGACATGCGGCCCCATCCCTGAGATTTCTTCAGTTGTAGAGCCGAGTGGGTGGGAGGAACCCTCGCCTCAGTCCATTAGCCGAAATATGGAGATTGATGATGGCACATCTGCATGGGGCGACCCATCACGTTACAAAAACAAGAATGTCAATCTGTGGGATAAGAAAAGCTCACAGACCCAACAACAAAGTTGTCAGTCAAGTGTTACACAGTCTTCTGGAAGACAGACTGGAGCTCCACCTAAGAACCCTG TTTCTGCAACATGGGGACATGGGGGCAGTGGTTCACCAGATCAGTCTGTGGACAATGGGGCAGCTGCATGGGGAAAATCAGTTGATGCCCCAGCTAGCTGGGGGGACTCAGAGGAACCAGGGAAAGCTGGAGTATGGGGAATCTCACATTCTCGTCCTACCAAGTCTG GTTCAAAGTCTATGCAAGAGGGGTGGGCTGACGAAAGCTCACCTGCATCCCGTCACTCTAGCTGGGAGGAGGAAGATGGTGGCACTGGCGTCTGGGGCAGCAGGGGATCTCAAAGCAGCATGTCCACGTACAACTCTGGAAGCTGGAATCAGAACCATGGGGGCAGGCGACATAGTACTCGg AGCCCGGTTAAAGGTAACAGTGGGGACTCATGGGCAACTCCTATGACTCGACAGTTCTCAAACATGGGCATCATG GATGAAGACTCCAGCATGAGTCAGGAAAGACAAGACAAGAGAGGAATGAATGATGGAGATATGCGGCGAGGTGGCAGGGCTGGAGGAGCGTTCCGCTCACAGAATTCCAAAGAGATCACACCTGGGGATAGTGGGCCATACCTGGACAAG ACTGGTGGTCATGCTATGTTTGGCAGTGGTGGGATAGCTCAGCAGAGGGGGGTACATCAGGCTGGTGTACATCCTTTAAATCGTTCCCCTGTGATGCGGGCACAAGTGCCTCAGTTCCTCCCTCCTCAG GTTGCTGGGCCAATGCTAAAGCCAATGGCACCTCCTAGTGGGGGAATGTTCCCTCCTCAGCTCTCCCCCCAGCACATCGCCATGCTCGGAGGTGTTCATCCTCACATGCAGCAGTTCCAACTG gCTTGTCAACTCCTccttcaacaacaacaacagcaacaacAGTTCCTGAATCAGAGGAAGTTTCCTGCTCCTCCAAGACCGCAGCATGACCAACAGCAG TTGGCGCGTATAATGGCTATTCTGCAGCAGCAGCAGGGTTTGGGAGGAGGTAAACTCCCCTCGTCCCCAATGGGAGGACCTATCTCCAAACATCCGGACACACCGCCTCTCCATCACCTGAACAAACAGCCGGATGTGTCTCTTCATGCTGCCATGGGAGGACCTGAGATGCACAACAAACCATCTACTGCGTTCACAG GTTTTGCTGGCGCCTCTGATCTGGATTCTCTGATTGGTTCTTCTGGTGGACTGAAGGATGGAGGAAGTGTTCAGTCTCGCTTTAAATGGATGATGGATGGAAGCAGTCTGACACCTTCACCACCAGAGCCCACATTGCATAACGGTCCAGTGAAGTTGAGCGGTGGCTCCTCGTACTCTCAGTATGATGTGTTGGGTGGAAGCTGGCACAGATCATCAGGTGTTAAAGTGGACACATCACCTGTCAATCCCACCTGGCCTCCAG AGTTTCAGCCGGGTGTCCCATGGAAAGGTGTACCGAGTCCTGAACCGGACCCTTACATGACTCCTGCAGGACTGCTGGGAACATCTGTTCTAACAGATACAGAACATCATCTCCTGCAAGATAACAcag GGTCAAACTCACTCAACACACGTTTGCCTTCACCTGGTGCCTGGCCATACAGTACCTCAGACCCAACACACACTGTACACGCTTCAG CTAAGTATTCAGAACTGAAGTCCAGTTGGCCCCCTGAGCCCATTGGACACGGCAAATCATGGAGGACCAATCGGAACAGTTCTCATCTGCCCCGCCCTCCTCCAGGCCTCACCAGTCAGAAACAGGCGTGGTCAGGGGAGGGGCCACGGATGCCCAGGGTGTGGGGAGGAGGAGCAAACACTCAGGAGTTGCCCTTTAAACCTG AGTGGAGTGATGGTGGAGCAGGAAAATCTTGGCTGTTACTACGCAACCTCACACCACAG ATTGACGGCTCAACACTGAAGACGATCTGTTTACAGCACGGTCCGCTGCTGACCTTTCACCTCGGTCTGACACAGGGCAGCGCTCTGATTCGCTACTGCAGTCCTCATGAAGCCGCCAAAGCCCAGAGTGCCCTGCATAT GTGTGTCCTGGGAAACACCACCATCCTAGCTGAGTTCATGAGCGATGATGAGGTCATGCGCTACTTCACACATTCCCAGACCACTGGGGTCACGGGGTCACCCGATGGCTCGTCCGGCTCTGACCCCACGTCACGAGAGGGCGGAGGTTCGGACGAGGGCGCGGCGGTCAGGATGGCGAGCGCGGGCTGGCAGGGGTTGGACGTGTCGGGCGGTTCTGGGCCGGAAGGACCCGGACTCGCTCTCCTCAGCCAGTGGAGCAACAGCACAGAGGAGGGGGCGGGAAAAGGATTCTGGGGGGGCGTGGCTCCCGGTTACCACGGCAGCAACAGCAGCAGCTTGTGGGCCACTTCTCAGTTAGAGGACGGCCCAGCTGGATTGTTGCCAGGCAACCTGCTCGGAGGCGGGACAGATAGTTTGTGA